A part of Scylla paramamosain isolate STU-SP2022 chromosome 24, ASM3559412v1, whole genome shotgun sequence genomic DNA contains:
- the LOC135112902 gene encoding collagen alpha-2(I) chain-like, translated as MMQEWLAPAVSEDLEKLKEIKERLAPLALVEKGELQVLLDCGFRGPRGEIGRSGIPRPMGKEGLKGSTGPAGPQGVKEIQGEIGPSSPRGFRGSRGERGIPLGTGPIGQEGLRGSTGPAGPRGIKEVQGETLVHRGFRGSRDEREIPGATGPIGQEGRRGSTGLIGPRGVKAGRGAIGPAGPQGKKGDTGIVGPRGFRGPRGDRGKPGIAGLLGHEGLRGGIDPALRELRETGAIGPDGPEGEKGDNLVAGIRGFRGMRGERGSQGIGGQWTVKETVKETSIAVS; from the coding sequence atgatgCAGGAGTGGCTGGCTCCCGCGGTTTCAGAGGATCTAGAGAAGTTAAAGGAGATCAAGGAGAGACTAGCCCCGCTGGCCCTCGTGGAGAAAGGGGAGCTGCAGGTGTTGCTGGATTGCGGATTCAGAGGACCGAGAGGTGAAATAGGAAGATCCGGTATACCTAGACCGATGGGAAAAGAGGGACTGAAAGGCAGCACTGGTCCCGCTGGCCCTCAAGGAGTTAAAGAGATACAAGGAGAAATTGGCCCCTCTAGTCCTCGTGGATTCAGAGGATcgagaggtgaaagaggaataCCGTTGGGAACTGGACCGATAGGACAAGAGGGATTGAGAGGAAGTACTGGTCCCGCTGGCCCTCGAGGAATTAAAGAGGTTCAAGGAGAAACTCTGGTCCATCGTGGATTCAGAGGAtcaagagatgaaagagaaataccGGGGGCAACTGGACCGATAGGACAAGAGGGACGGAGAGGTAGTACTGGTCTCATTGGCCCTCGAGGAGTTAAAGCAGGCAGAGGAGCAATCGGTCCGGCCGGTCCTCAAGGGAAGAAGGGTGATACTGGGATAGTCGGGCCACGTGGATTTAGAGGACCAAGAGGAGATCGAGGAAAGCCCGGTATAGCTGGACTATTAGGACATGAAGGACTGAGAGGCGGTATTGACCCAGCCCTCAGGGAGTTAAGGGAGACAGGAGCAATCGGACCGGACGGtcctgaaggagagaagggcgaTAATCTAGTAGCTGGTATACGGGGATttagaggaatgagaggagagcgAGGATCACAAGGAATAGGTGGACAGTGGACAGTGAAGGAGACAGTGAAGGAGACGTCAATAGCGGTTTCATAA
- the LOC135112903 gene encoding collagen alpha-3(IX) chain-like, giving the protein MSMSVTETESDEKANKTYCSGDTRGFRGREGKTGPTGLRGPKDPGGLRGVKGADGARGERGEVGPASPKGERVEFGPAGSLDPQDRQEQKGSEEYQVKRAASGLEGSEEYKENKEGADPRERKEKLVQLALAVKEKRVIQDIEERLALAVSEDLEELNRGDRGETGPIGPHGIKGDRGTVGLDGPRGGRGDTGVAGPRGFRGPRGEIGRPGIPGPIGKEGLRGSTGRVGP; this is encoded by the exons ATGTCCATGAGTGTCACCGAAACGGAGAGTGATGAGAAGGCGAACAAGACGTACTGCTCGGGGGATACTCGAGGattcagagggagagaggggaagaccGGCCCCACGGGACTGCGCGGCCCAAAGGATCCTGGTGGACTTCGGGGAGTCAAAGGAGCTGACGGTGCTCGTGGAGAGAGAGGCGAAGTTGGCCCCGCCAGTCCTAAAGGGGAGAGAGTTGAATTTGGTCCTGCCGGCTCCCTG GACCCCCAGGATCGACAGGAACAAAAGGGTTCAGAGGAATACCAGGTAAAAAGGGCAGCATCGGGTTTAGAGGGTTCAGAGGAatacaaggaaaacaaggaaggcgCGGACCCGAGGGAGCGAAAGGAGAAACTGGTGCAATTGGCCCTGGCCGTCAAGGAGAAAAGGGTGATACAGGATATCGAGGAGAGACTGGCCCTCGCAGTTTCAGAGGATCTAGAGGAATTAAATCGAGGAGATCGAGGAGAGACTGGCCCCATCGGACCTCATGGGATCAAAGGAGACAGAGGGACGGTTGGCCTGGATGGCCCtcgtggaggaaggggagacacAGGAGTCGCTGGACCTCGCGGATTCAGAGGACCGAGAGGTGAAATAGGAAGACCCGGTATACCTGGACCGATAGGAAAAGAGGGACTGAGAGGCAGCACTGGTCGCGTTGGCCCTTAA